In the genome of Gloeotrichia echinulata CP02, one region contains:
- a CDS encoding sugar transferase has product MKEIQISGLGIGWEKILNIKNFLRLVKNKIRWLYNRKLPEHTENFLSMVQHSIDTNALYTMNQDLPLPVSLDDILLTEELPPIVLLAFTRPDLLKQVLPAIAVQTLRPRKILAFIDGARNTDDKLLIAECIDLLTEFSETIPVEIVKRSHNLGCDVNAVSALTEALSHYPAVIYLEDDIVPNPYFYDRMCRLLAAYRDFPQVFSVTAYANFPSGLNQLISYDFMVSKRVFALGLGTWRDRWQNLDLANYKQGYNPFGHFYNIPATIQTKYTIVNQFFLEKEKKQDWVITLTLACLHKGYVHITPMASFVNNIGFGHPQAKTYNQGGIPSWANAHSDSSACLNKLPNTLDLINTLAAPLNGVELAKHLESCRGLWLNPSDTWHLLCKYSGWHSKIAFLQLFFGRILILARRLYARKVI; this is encoded by the coding sequence ATGAAAGAAATCCAAATTTCAGGGTTGGGTATCGGATGGGAAAAAATACTAAACATCAAAAATTTTCTTCGTCTGGTTAAAAATAAAATTAGGTGGCTATATAACCGTAAACTACCAGAACATACTGAGAATTTTTTGAGTATGGTACAGCATAGTATAGACACTAATGCACTTTATACAATGAATCAAGACTTACCACTCCCTGTTAGTTTAGACGATATATTACTAACAGAGGAATTACCGCCAATTGTTCTACTGGCTTTTACCCGTCCTGATCTTCTCAAGCAAGTTCTTCCAGCTATAGCTGTACAAACGTTGCGCCCAAGGAAGATTCTGGCTTTTATCGACGGGGCACGCAATACAGATGATAAACTTTTGATTGCAGAATGCATTGATTTATTAACAGAATTCTCGGAAACTATTCCTGTTGAAATTGTCAAGCGATCGCATAATCTAGGTTGTGATGTCAATGCAGTTTCGGCGCTAACTGAGGCTTTATCCCATTATCCTGCTGTCATCTACTTAGAAGACGACATTGTGCCAAATCCTTATTTTTACGATAGGATGTGTCGGCTTTTGGCAGCCTATCGTGACTTTCCTCAAGTATTTTCAGTCACAGCCTATGCCAATTTCCCCAGTGGGCTAAATCAATTGATATCATATGATTTTATGGTATCAAAACGAGTATTTGCCTTAGGTTTAGGAACCTGGAGGGATCGTTGGCAAAATTTAGATCTTGCTAACTACAAGCAGGGCTATAACCCTTTTGGTCATTTCTACAATATCCCTGCAACTATACAAACAAAATATACGATTGTTAATCAATTTTTCTTGGAAAAAGAAAAAAAGCAAGATTGGGTTATCACTCTCACTCTGGCATGTTTACACAAGGGATACGTACACATTACACCAATGGCATCCTTTGTCAATAACATCGGGTTCGGACATCCTCAGGCAAAAACATATAATCAAGGTGGCATACCCTCTTGGGCAAACGCACATAGTGATTCATCTGCCTGTCTCAACAAGTTACCAAATACTCTTGATCTGATAAATACCCTAGCGGCGCCGCTTAACGGAGTAGAACTCGCCAAACACTTAGAAAGTTGTCGGGGTTTATGGCTAAACCCATCTGATACATGGCATCTATTATGTAAGTATAGCGGTTGGCATAGTAAAATAGCCTTTTTACAGTTATTTTTTGGTCGGATATTAATCCTTGCCAGACGCTTATATGCTCGAAAAGTAATTTGA
- a CDS encoding AarF/ABC1/UbiB kinase family protein, with the protein MGQYQSAQLRRYNADEIARYYRYRPWRTWGRLLRIIWSFAGFILSLKWDEWQNLVEQNKGKRASQLRELLTRLGPTFIKVGQALSTRPDLIRKDFLEELIKLQDQLPPFDNALAYQIIEAELSRPVEDIFSELSPTPVAAASLGQVYRGRLLSGEEVAVKVQRPNLRPVLTQDLYLMRWGATWLSPWLPLNLGHDLTLIVDEFGTKLFEEIDYINEGRNAEQFAHNFRNDPKVKIPSIYWRYTNSRVLTLEWINGFKLTDIKSIREAGLDPEEIIKIGVTSGLQQLLEHGFFHADPHPGNLFAMPDGRMAYIDFGMMDQLEKTTKETLVDALVDLVNKDYGDLATDFVKLGFLTPDTNICPIIPALEAVLGNAIGKNVGDFNFKTITDDFSELMYEYPFRVPAKFALIIRSLVTQEGIALSLNPNFKIVEVGYPYIARRLLMGESPPLRRRLLNVLFKNGKFQWQRLENLIAIARTDGSFDVLPTAQMGLQFLLSEEGKFLRRQLVLALTEDDRLHTAEVQSLWNLVKDDLPPNRLLNVAFGLLTELSREGVAAIIPKSTSFIPFGGNQPQGEK; encoded by the coding sequence GTGGGTCAGTATCAATCTGCACAGCTAAGGCGCTACAATGCAGACGAAATCGCTCGTTACTATCGTTACCGCCCCTGGCGTACCTGGGGGCGATTGCTGAGAATTATCTGGTCTTTTGCTGGATTTATTCTCAGTCTTAAGTGGGATGAATGGCAAAATCTAGTTGAGCAGAATAAGGGAAAACGCGCCTCCCAGTTACGAGAACTGCTCACTCGCCTAGGTCCTACTTTTATTAAAGTTGGTCAGGCCCTATCGACCAGACCCGATCTGATCCGCAAAGATTTTCTAGAAGAGCTGATCAAGCTGCAAGACCAGTTACCACCTTTTGATAATGCCCTAGCCTACCAGATTATCGAAGCCGAACTAAGTCGCCCAGTTGAGGACATATTTAGCGAGTTGTCACCAACGCCAGTTGCGGCGGCGAGTTTAGGTCAAGTTTACCGTGGTCGGTTGCTAAGTGGTGAAGAAGTAGCCGTGAAGGTACAACGCCCCAACTTACGCCCCGTACTCACACAGGACTTGTATTTGATGCGTTGGGGGGCGACTTGGCTTTCCCCGTGGTTACCGCTAAATCTCGGTCACGACCTCACCTTGATTGTGGACGAGTTTGGTACCAAATTATTTGAAGAAATTGATTATATCAATGAAGGTCGCAATGCGGAACAATTTGCTCATAATTTCCGCAACGACCCTAAGGTCAAAATTCCCAGTATTTATTGGCGTTATACCAATAGCCGGGTTTTGACTCTCGAATGGATTAATGGCTTTAAGCTGACAGATATCAAAAGTATCCGCGAAGCAGGTTTAGACCCAGAGGAAATCATCAAAATTGGTGTGACTTCAGGTTTACAACAGCTGTTAGAACACGGTTTCTTCCATGCTGACCCCCATCCTGGTAATTTGTTTGCTATGCCCGATGGTCGCATGGCTTACATAGACTTTGGGATGATGGATCAGTTGGAGAAAACGACTAAAGAAACCCTGGTAGATGCGTTAGTAGATTTGGTGAACAAAGACTATGGCGACTTAGCTACAGACTTTGTGAAATTGGGATTTTTGACTCCAGACACGAATATTTGCCCGATTATACCCGCATTAGAGGCGGTGCTGGGAAACGCGATTGGCAAAAATGTAGGGGATTTTAACTTCAAAACCATTACCGATGATTTCTCGGAATTGATGTATGAATATCCATTCCGAGTCCCGGCCAAATTTGCTTTGATTATTCGTTCCCTGGTGACACAAGAAGGTATTGCCCTGAGCCTCAACCCCAATTTTAAAATTGTTGAGGTAGGTTATCCATATATAGCACGGCGGTTGCTGATGGGAGAATCACCCCCATTACGGCGAAGATTGCTGAATGTGCTATTCAAAAATGGTAAATTCCAGTGGCAGAGGTTAGAGAATTTAATTGCGATCGCCCGCACTGATGGTAGCTTTGATGTATTACCCACAGCACAAATGGGGTTGCAATTTCTGCTGTCTGAAGAGGGGAAATTCCTCCGCAGACAGTTGGTACTTGCGCTGACCGAAGATGACCGGCTCCACACCGCAGAAGTTCAAAGCCTGTGGAATCTGGTTAAAGATGACTTACCACCGAATCGGTTGTTAAATGTCGCCTTCGGATTATTAACAGAGTTATCCAGAGAAGGCGTGGCCGCAATTATTCCCAAATCTACATCTTTTATCCCTTTTGGTGGCAACCAGCCACAGGGTGAGAAGTAA
- a CDS encoding M1 family metallopeptidase, producing the protein MSQSYFDTENNGHKPFELPGSRPHYNPDRPGQVEHIFLDLSLDIPHQSYHGICSIRLMPIRNGIDRLTLDAVNLNIKSVQVDKVGQKFDYDGEKLAIQLSTPTVVGQRLLIAISYSVTKPQRGIYFIQPDKYYPNKPTQVWTQGEDEDSRFWFPCFDYPGQLSTSEILVRVPKPLIAISNGELIDTQEDGEEKIYHWSQQQIHPTYLMTLAVGDFAEIRDEWKGKPVTYYVDKGREEDAKRSMGKTPRMIEFLTEKYGYSYPFPKYAQVCVDDFIFGGMENTSTTLLTDRCLLDERASLDNLNTESLVVHELAHQWFGDLLVIKHWSHAWIKEGMASYSEVMWTEHEYGTQAAAYYRLQEARSYFSEDSSRYRRPMVTHVYREAIELYDRHIYEKGSCVYHMIRAELGEELFWQAIQTFVQDHAHTTVETVDLLRAIEKATGRNLTFLFDQYVYRGGHPDFKVAYSWDGDSNLAKITVTQTQATTDKNETKDLFDLKIPIGFGYSHKEGVSSEELEVRSESQLLTPKSQLITFTVRVNEREQSFYFPLAEKPQFISFDVGNNYLKTVSFEYPVAELKAQLEFDPNPISRIYAAETLAKKGGLEATLALAAALKNEPFWGVRVEVAKQLAQIKLDQAFDGLVPGLKDQNPFVRRSVVEALAQIKTYDSYKAVKELLQDGDRSYYVEAAACRTIGAIASASLEEKPKEEKVIKLLKSVLEEKAGWNEVVRSGAIAGLAALKTSEPALNLLLEYTKLGVPQPLRLNAIRALGKISVGQNPVNLELILDRLAELAKETFFLTQMAVVTALGQMETPKAMGILRSLADQTPDGRVRRYADEEISQVQNHIGPENALRQLREELDQLKQQNQELKSRLENLEAKSHKTAS; encoded by the coding sequence ATGTCACAGTCTTATTTTGATACAGAAAATAACGGACACAAGCCTTTTGAGTTACCAGGGTCCAGACCACACTACAACCCTGATCGCCCAGGACAGGTAGAGCATATTTTTTTAGACCTGAGCCTGGATATCCCTCACCAAAGTTACCACGGCATCTGCAGTATTCGCCTGATGCCAATTCGCAATGGTATTGATCGTTTGACTTTGGATGCTGTTAACCTGAATATCAAATCTGTGCAGGTGGACAAAGTAGGGCAAAAATTTGACTACGATGGCGAAAAACTAGCTATCCAACTTTCGACTCCGACCGTGGTGGGTCAGCGGTTGTTGATTGCAATCTCCTATTCGGTGACAAAACCACAACGGGGGATTTACTTTATTCAACCAGATAAATATTACCCTAATAAGCCCACCCAAGTCTGGACTCAGGGAGAAGATGAAGACTCTCGTTTCTGGTTTCCCTGCTTCGACTACCCCGGACAACTTTCTACTTCCGAAATTCTTGTCCGCGTTCCCAAACCCCTGATTGCTATTTCTAACGGCGAACTAATTGATACACAAGAAGATGGTGAGGAAAAAATCTACCATTGGTCACAGCAGCAAATTCATCCTACCTATTTGATGACCTTGGCTGTAGGGGATTTTGCCGAAATTCGGGATGAGTGGAAGGGTAAACCTGTCACCTATTATGTAGATAAGGGACGGGAGGAAGATGCTAAACGCAGCATGGGCAAAACTCCCCGAATGATCGAATTTTTGACCGAAAAGTATGGTTATTCCTATCCTTTTCCCAAATACGCCCAAGTTTGCGTCGATGACTTTATCTTTGGTGGGATGGAAAATACCTCCACAACGCTGCTAACAGATAGATGTTTGCTTGATGAACGCGCCAGCTTAGATAACCTCAACACCGAAAGTTTAGTTGTTCATGAACTCGCACACCAATGGTTTGGCGATTTATTGGTGATTAAACATTGGTCTCATGCTTGGATTAAGGAAGGAATGGCTTCCTATTCTGAGGTGATGTGGACAGAACATGAATATGGAACACAAGCAGCAGCCTACTATCGATTACAGGAAGCCCGGAGTTATTTTAGCGAAGATAGTAGCCGCTACCGCCGACCAATGGTAACTCATGTTTACCGCGAAGCAATTGAACTTTATGATCGCCACATCTACGAAAAAGGATCTTGTGTTTATCACATGATTCGCGCAGAATTAGGTGAAGAATTGTTTTGGCAAGCTATCCAAACATTTGTCCAAGATCATGCCCATACAACAGTTGAAACAGTAGACTTATTAAGGGCGATAGAAAAAGCAACTGGGCGTAATCTTACATTTTTATTCGACCAATACGTTTATCGTGGTGGTCATCCTGATTTTAAAGTGGCTTACTCTTGGGATGGAGATAGTAATTTAGCGAAAATCACAGTTACCCAAACCCAAGCAACCACAGACAAGAATGAAACTAAAGATTTATTTGACTTAAAAATTCCCATTGGTTTTGGTTACTCTCACAAAGAAGGTGTTAGCAGTGAGGAGTTAGAAGTGAGGAGTGAATCACAACTCCTCACTCCTAAGTCTCAACTCATAACTTTTACTGTCCGGGTGAATGAACGTGAACAAAGCTTCTATTTTCCACTAGCAGAAAAACCCCAATTTATCAGCTTTGATGTGGGGAATAATTATCTGAAAACAGTATCTTTTGAATATCCAGTAGCGGAATTGAAAGCGCAATTAGAATTTGATCCCAACCCGATTTCGCGGATCTATGCTGCAGAAACTTTGGCGAAAAAAGGTGGATTAGAAGCAACTCTTGCACTGGCTGCGGCGTTAAAAAATGAGCCATTTTGGGGTGTGCGTGTCGAAGTGGCTAAACAACTGGCTCAAATCAAATTGGATCAAGCCTTTGATGGTTTAGTCCCTGGATTGAAAGATCAAAATCCTTTCGTGCGAAGATCTGTAGTTGAAGCACTGGCTCAAATCAAGACCTATGACAGTTATAAGGCTGTGAAAGAACTGCTACAAGATGGCGATCGCAGTTACTACGTCGAAGCTGCTGCTTGTCGTACCATTGGGGCGATCGCATCTGCTAGCTTGGAAGAGAAACCCAAGGAAGAAAAAGTTATCAAGCTGCTGAAATCTGTTTTGGAAGAAAAAGCAGGTTGGAATGAAGTCGTACGTAGTGGTGCGATCGCAGGTTTAGCCGCGCTGAAAACCTCAGAACCAGCTTTAAATCTGTTACTAGAATACACCAAATTGGGTGTACCACAACCATTACGACTAAATGCCATTCGCGCTTTAGGTAAAATTTCTGTTGGTCAAAATCCGGTAAATTTAGAACTGATTTTAGACCGATTAGCAGAACTAGCAAAAGAAACCTTCTTTTTAACCCAAATGGCCGTGGTGACAGCATTAGGACAGATGGAAACACCTAAGGCGATGGGGATTTTGCGATCGCTTGCTGACCAAACACCAGATGGCCGCGTACGCCGTTATGCTGATGAAGAAATTTCTCAAGTCCAAAATCATATCGGCCCGGAAAATGCGCTGCGTCAGTTGCGTGAGGAACTCGACCAACTCAAACAACAAAACCAGGAACTCAAAAGCCGCTTGGAAAACCTAGAAGCCAAATCTCACAAGACTGCTTCCTAA
- a CDS encoding glycosyltransferase family 10: MSRKIIGMISSYPGVDQRPDWLWQQTPHPFGIWDNIQIRSTEPKPDFLLMYNFTTFPQNPDNQPWSWKKPIRQKRYQAAEQILQNKIRGVPKERIIFLLREPPLDEVVESNKKSYQQAKDYCGYISGPDDYAPIPDYMPAIWYLSNSFSELDKMPEPEKISSCSWVTSGVSRSANHLKRLGFLQMLCNSELNIDIYGRDLPTWAKGVGPISNKWYVMAPYYYNLTIENYADNSWYVTEKLWDALLSWCLPIYYGGPAADKLLPPGSFLRLPSLDEKGLAYIREITATTDAWYEAKEAIAEARQIVLHKLNLFNWLSEFVAKF; this comes from the coding sequence ATGTCAAGAAAAATTATTGGTATGATTAGTAGCTATCCAGGTGTAGATCAAAGACCTGATTGGCTGTGGCAACAAACACCTCATCCCTTTGGTATCTGGGATAATATTCAAATTCGCTCTACAGAACCCAAGCCAGATTTTTTATTAATGTACAACTTCACGACTTTTCCACAAAATCCTGACAATCAACCGTGGTCGTGGAAAAAACCAATCAGACAAAAACGCTATCAAGCAGCAGAACAAATACTGCAAAATAAAATTCGAGGTGTTCCTAAAGAGCGGATAATTTTCCTATTACGAGAACCGCCTCTAGATGAAGTTGTAGAATCGAATAAGAAGTCTTATCAACAGGCTAAAGATTACTGCGGCTATATTTCTGGTCCAGATGATTATGCACCAATACCAGATTATATGCCTGCTATTTGGTACTTATCTAATTCATTTTCTGAGTTAGATAAAATGCCAGAACCAGAAAAAATTAGCAGCTGTAGTTGGGTAACATCTGGTGTTAGTCGTTCAGCTAACCATCTCAAACGGTTAGGGTTTTTGCAGATGCTATGTAATAGTGAATTAAATATAGATATATATGGTCGTGACTTACCAACTTGGGCGAAAGGAGTTGGTCCTATTAGTAATAAATGGTATGTGATGGCTCCTTACTATTACAATCTGACTATCGAAAACTATGCTGATAATTCTTGGTATGTAACCGAGAAACTTTGGGATGCTTTACTATCCTGGTGTTTACCAATTTATTATGGAGGACCAGCGGCTGATAAATTGTTACCCCCTGGTAGCTTTCTGAGATTACCAAGCTTGGATGAAAAAGGATTAGCTTACATTAGAGAAATTACAGCTACTACCGATGCTTGGTATGAGGCAAAAGAAGCGATCGCCGAAGCTAGACAAATTGTCCTGCACAAACTAAATTTATTCAACTGGCTGTCTGAATTTGTTGCTAAATTTTAG
- a CDS encoding ABC transporter ATP-binding protein codes for MSTSKLLLLRFAKPYPGWIILTIVLGFSGALFNGVGTTLIVPVILKIVGQPVDLTGAPHILKAVIFPFDNLPANYRIVVMAVAIILTIFFKNLASYSSTLASSILTRKLTADIRESGVNLLLEIDIDYYSKMKVGDLINRLGGETARAATAIGSAVKLVILAITILVFVGLLLSISWQLTIATTILLSCLTFINQYAISRARDFGKQLSDFSTSYSITVLETLSGIRLVKATGNEDREYQKIRKLIRDREVADFKAQVHSEAIGPISEVTGITTLMLIVFLARTFFAVQVSSLSTVILTYILVLLRLLPFISQFNSLRSNYANASASVDIISEFLEVDNKPFMVKGKLPYKKLAQGVHFNQISFAYPGNEKLVLKDVNLYLPRGTTLALVGGSGAGKSTLADLLPRFYDPIAGSINIDGTDLREFELKSLRKAMGIVSQDTFLFNDSVRNNIAYGKPDATEEEVLTAAKRANAHEFISKLPQGVDTLIGDRGVMLSGGQRQRIAIARALLQNPEILILDEATSALDTVSERLVQAAIDDLSRDRTTLVIAHRLSTVQKADQIAVLEHGCVVEVGTHDELLKKGSYYSHLYSMQFTERAEAANKRNLSFIRISYELRTRLNSMIGFLSLLVDNTFDNSQDKYELIEEAYISVLRVLNTIDILEDVINLQLRTQLVSAAGINSTVITQYHKFTHMSLEFRNHLNPILGSLRCIADDFVDQPLHKNEFFKEALSSAIQLLEAIKMFEFTVRK; via the coding sequence ATGTCTACCAGTAAACTACTACTACTAAGATTTGCTAAACCCTATCCTGGCTGGATTATCTTGACGATAGTGTTGGGATTTTCTGGGGCTTTATTTAATGGGGTTGGCACAACTCTGATTGTGCCGGTGATTTTAAAAATCGTAGGACAACCAGTGGATTTGACGGGTGCGCCGCATATTCTCAAAGCAGTCATTTTTCCGTTTGATAATCTTCCAGCTAACTACCGCATAGTGGTGATGGCTGTGGCAATTATACTCACAATTTTTTTCAAAAATTTAGCTAGCTACTCTAGCACCTTAGCTTCGAGTATTTTAACGCGAAAATTGACTGCTGACATCCGTGAATCTGGAGTCAATCTATTACTAGAGATTGACATTGATTATTATTCTAAAATGAAAGTAGGCGATTTAATCAACCGCCTGGGAGGAGAAACTGCCCGTGCTGCTACTGCTATAGGTAGTGCAGTCAAGTTAGTTATTCTGGCGATTACAATTTTAGTTTTTGTTGGTTTGTTGCTATCAATTTCTTGGCAGTTAACAATTGCAACAACAATTTTGCTGTCTTGTTTGACGTTCATCAATCAGTATGCTATTTCCCGCGCCAGAGATTTTGGTAAACAACTGTCCGATTTCTCTACATCATATTCCATTACTGTCCTAGAAACACTCAGCGGGATTCGCTTAGTCAAAGCCACAGGAAATGAAGACAGAGAATATCAAAAAATTAGAAAGCTAATTCGTGATCGTGAGGTAGCAGATTTTAAAGCCCAGGTTCATTCAGAGGCAATTGGACCAATTAGTGAAGTAACGGGCATTACAACTTTAATGTTGATTGTCTTCTTAGCACGAACCTTTTTTGCAGTCCAGGTTAGCTCTTTATCCACAGTTATTCTGACATATATATTAGTGCTATTGCGACTACTGCCGTTTATTTCACAGTTCAATTCTCTTCGCAGTAACTATGCTAATGCATCTGCTAGCGTGGATATTATTTCTGAATTTTTAGAGGTAGATAATAAGCCTTTCATGGTCAAAGGTAAATTACCTTATAAAAAATTAGCACAGGGAGTGCATTTCAATCAAATATCTTTTGCTTATCCAGGGAATGAAAAATTAGTACTGAAGGATGTAAATTTATATTTACCACGTGGGACGACTCTGGCTTTAGTAGGTGGTTCTGGCGCTGGTAAATCAACCTTAGCAGATCTCTTACCCAGATTTTATGATCCTATTGCCGGCTCAATTAACATTGATGGGACAGATTTACGTGAATTCGAGCTAAAATCCCTGCGAAAAGCAATGGGAATTGTGAGTCAAGATACGTTTCTCTTCAATGACTCGGTACGAAATAACATCGCTTATGGGAAACCAGATGCTACAGAAGAGGAAGTTTTAACAGCAGCCAAACGAGCAAATGCTCATGAGTTTATCAGCAAATTACCGCAAGGAGTGGATACTTTAATTGGCGATCGCGGCGTCATGTTATCTGGTGGACAAAGACAAAGAATCGCCATCGCTCGCGCACTGCTACAAAATCCAGAAATTTTGATTCTCGATGAAGCTACCAGTGCTTTAGATACGGTTTCTGAACGTTTGGTACAAGCTGCAATTGATGACCTGAGTCGCGATCGCACCACCCTAGTCATTGCTCACCGACTTTCCACAGTCCAAAAAGCTGATCAAATTGCTGTATTAGAGCATGGATGTGTAGTAGAGGTAGGAACCCATGATGAACTTTTGAAAAAAGGTTCTTACTACTCACACCTATATTCTATGCAATTTACCGAACGTGCTGAAGCTGCTAACAAACGCAATCTCAGCTTTATTCGCATCTCCTATGAACTGCGGACACGCCTTAACTCCATGATTGGTTTCTTGAGCCTATTAGTTGATAATACATTTGATAATTCCCAAGATAAATACGAATTAATTGAGGAAGCCTATATATCAGTCCTCAGAGTTTTGAATACTATTGATATTTTAGAAGACGTTATTAACCTACAGTTACGAACACAATTAGTGTCAGCCGCAGGAATCAATAGCACTGTAATTACCCAGTATCATAAGTTTACTCACATGTCCTTGGAGTTCCGAAATCATCTCAATCCTATACTTGGCTCTCTCCGCTGCATAGCCGATGATTTTGTCGATCAGCCTCTCCATAAAAATGAATTCTTCAAGGAAGCTTTGAGTTCTGCAATTCAGCTACTTGAGGCTATCAAAATGTTTGAATTTACTGTGCGAAAATAG